One genomic segment of Pseudorca crassidens isolate mPseCra1 chromosome X, mPseCra1.hap1, whole genome shotgun sequence includes these proteins:
- the LOC137216302 gene encoding uncharacterized protein, with protein MASIPGSVPGGAVPAERGRRVAARRVLLAEVRALWEEQGAQPIVQEDWGVKLVEEQEEAEEEKEKVEEAEEAEEDEEKNEEAEEGDRDKEEDENYVDKEEEEDDPPEGRELDSAADFKSGNVVHHLVMPKSVSFDTKGESEHQYENADEEKEDGNEKPEEGPKLDMVSAEGSSGEYSWKA; from the exons ATGGCCAGCATCCCTGGATCAGTCCCAGGAGGAGCGGTGCCGGCAGAACGGGGTCGCAGGGTCGCCGCCCGTAGGGTTTTACTGGCGGAAGTGCGAGCCCTGTGGGAAGAGCAGGGCGCCCAGCCCATAGTCCAGGAGGACTGGGGTGTAAAGCTGGTAGAAGAGCAGGAAGAGgcggaagaagagaaggagaaagtggaggaggcggaggaggctGAAGAAGACGAGGAGAAGAACGAAGAGGcggaggagggagacagagacaaggAAGAGGACGAGAATTATGTGgacaaagaggaggaggaggacg atcCTCCCGAGGGCAGAGAACTAGATTCTGCTGCTGATTTTAAATCGGGAAATGTTGTCCACCACCTTGTGATGCCAAAGTCTGTATCATTCGACACTAAAGGAGAGAGTGAACATCAGTATGAAAACGCTGATGAAGAGAAAGAGGATGGAAATGAGAAACCAGAAGAAGGACCCAAACTGGATATGGTCTCAGCAGAGGGCAGCTCTGGAGAATACAG TTGGAAGGCATAA